The Deinococcus sonorensis KR-87 genome includes a window with the following:
- a CDS encoding glycosyltransferase family 4 protein, whose product MNVLLVHNTYQQPGGEDQVFAAEQENLRRHGLNIHTYSVSNDSIQGHNQLQVAAQTLWNRQQAGHLARLVQDHGIEVVHFHNTFPLISPAAYWAVRRAGAAAVQTLHNFRLSCAPSTLYRVHADGVGRVCEECLGKRVAVGAVQHRCYRDSRAGSAVVAAMQATHWTIGSYRRQVDAYIALTDFGRDKMVQAGLDRASVRVKPNFLAHDPGLGAGDGGYALYVGRLTREKGVLTLLEAWREVSRELPLKIVGDGPLLEDVQQLAAGIPGVEVLGRRSSEEVAALMGRATLLTVTSEWYETFTLVSIEAAAAGVPVLASRIGVLTSVVEDGVSGLHFRPGDPRDLAAQVRRLQDPALRAQLSRQARARFLERYTADINFEQQLDIYRFALERRHRQPQLRPAQAGSSA is encoded by the coding sequence TTGAACGTATTATTGGTGCATAACACCTATCAGCAGCCGGGCGGCGAGGACCAGGTATTCGCGGCCGAGCAGGAGAATCTGCGCCGGCACGGGCTGAACATCCACACCTACAGCGTCAGCAATGACAGCATCCAGGGCCACAACCAGCTGCAGGTGGCGGCCCAGACGCTCTGGAACCGCCAGCAGGCCGGTCATCTGGCGCGGCTGGTGCAGGACCACGGCATTGAGGTGGTGCATTTCCACAACACCTTTCCGCTGATCTCGCCGGCCGCGTACTGGGCGGTGCGCCGCGCCGGGGCCGCCGCCGTGCAGACGCTGCACAACTTCCGGCTCAGCTGCGCGCCCAGCACCCTCTACCGGGTGCACGCCGACGGGGTGGGCCGCGTCTGCGAGGAGTGCCTGGGCAAGCGCGTGGCAGTGGGCGCAGTGCAGCACCGCTGCTACCGGGACAGCCGGGCCGGATCGGCGGTGGTGGCGGCGATGCAGGCCACCCACTGGACCATCGGCAGCTATCGCCGTCAGGTAGACGCCTACATCGCCCTGACCGACTTTGGCCGCGACAAGATGGTCCAGGCGGGCCTGGACCGCGCCAGCGTGCGGGTCAAGCCGAACTTTCTGGCCCACGACCCGGGGCTGGGCGCGGGCGACGGCGGCTACGCCCTGTACGTGGGCCGCCTGACCCGCGAGAAGGGCGTGCTGACGCTGCTGGAGGCCTGGCGCGAGGTGAGCCGCGAACTGCCGCTCAAGATCGTGGGAGACGGGCCGCTGCTGGAGGACGTGCAGCAACTGGCCGCCGGGATTCCTGGGGTAGAGGTGCTGGGCCGCCGCAGCAGCGAGGAAGTGGCCGCCCTGATGGGCCGCGCCACGCTGCTGACCGTGACCTCCGAGTGGTATGAGACCTTCACGCTGGTGAGCATCGAGGCGGCGGCGGCCGGCGTGCCGGTGCTGGCCAGCCGCATCGGGGTGCTCACCAGCGTGGTCGAGGACGGGGTGAGCGGCCTGCACTTCCGCCCCGGCGATCCCCGGGACCTGGCCGCCCAGGTGCGGCGCCTGCAGGACCCGGCGCTGCGCGCGCAGCTGAGCCGGCAGGCCCGGGCCCGCTTCCTGGAGCGCTACACCGCCGACATCAACTTCGAGCAGCAGCTGGACATCTACCGTTTTGCGCTGGAACGCCGCCACCGCCAGCCGCAGCTGCGCCCCGCCCAGGCCGGTTCCTCGGCCTGA
- a CDS encoding choice-of-anchor D domain-containing protein produces MHRYILMLSFSLLAVSCSTQTITEPPLGQPPVTSPSTPTPVGALQLNPEQLVFSGVSTQASAVQTVQLTNTGTGPLTISAWTLTGTDKDSFVLVSPPATPLTVAAGQVVSLQVQRKPTASVGVLQANLSVEGRSLAIRALSTKGEQGDNEPPLYQIVEALGYHINGLPNQLLLGTTSARVGEEISAPLFQKAGSGPVTLTPVARYSPDAPLPFGYYTPGSTPTLHQTAVITTGQEQRLYPALQSGSTSFDPGSVSFGVYVAATSYGPSTTYTQDSLNTAAVKHAVRVFPLRDPAGTTLSGQYLLAFEPSKNGDYNDYVFVLSNVTPLP; encoded by the coding sequence ATGCACCGATACATCCTGATGCTGAGCTTCAGCCTGCTGGCCGTGAGCTGCAGCACCCAGACCATTACCGAGCCGCCCCTCGGCCAGCCGCCCGTCACGTCACCCAGCACGCCGACCCCGGTGGGCGCGCTGCAGCTGAATCCGGAGCAGCTGGTGTTCAGCGGCGTCAGCACCCAGGCCAGCGCCGTGCAGACGGTCCAGCTGACCAACACCGGAACCGGACCGCTGACCATCTCCGCCTGGACCCTGACCGGCACCGACAAGGACAGCTTCGTCCTGGTGAGTCCGCCGGCCACTCCGCTGACGGTGGCCGCCGGTCAGGTCGTCAGCCTTCAGGTGCAGCGGAAACCCACCGCCAGCGTCGGGGTGCTGCAGGCCAACCTGAGCGTGGAAGGCCGCAGTCTGGCCATCCGGGCGCTCAGCACCAAGGGCGAACAGGGCGACAACGAGCCGCCGCTGTATCAGATCGTGGAGGCGCTGGGCTACCACATCAACGGCCTCCCGAACCAGCTGCTGCTGGGCACCACCTCCGCCAGGGTGGGCGAAGAGATCAGCGCGCCGCTGTTCCAGAAAGCCGGCAGCGGCCCGGTGACGCTGACCCCGGTGGCCCGCTACTCGCCGGACGCCCCGCTGCCATTTGGCTACTACACGCCCGGCAGCACCCCCACACTGCATCAGACGGCCGTGATCACCACTGGCCAGGAGCAGCGGCTCTACCCGGCGCTCCAGAGCGGCAGCACCAGCTTTGACCCGGGCAGCGTCAGTTTCGGGGTGTATGTGGCGGCCACCAGCTACGGCCCCAGCACCACCTATACCCAGGACAGCCTCAACACGGCGGCGGTCAAGCACGCGGTGCGGGTGTTCCCGCTGCGCGATCCGGCGGGGACCACGCTCAGCGGCCAGTACCTGCTGGCCTTCGAACCGTCCAAGAACGGCGACTACAACGACTACGTGTTCGTGCTAAGCAACGTGACCCCGCTGCCGTAA
- a CDS encoding UDP-glucose dehydrogenase family protein, producing MSQDLMAGTDKTNTMQPLKVTVVGTGYVGLGTAIMLAYLGHQVTGLDVDQSKVDMLAGGELPIYEPGLDQLLRDSKDRLRWTTDYTTAIPDADVIFICVGTPPNADGSPNLRFVAEAARSIAQNLNGKVQVVVNKSTVPVGTGDWVARIIEDNAREYSSGRYLVVSNPEFLREGTALYDSLYPDRIVLGSDSSLGIERMRLLYAPLLDQSFEAPAYVPRPSNYERPELVATALSSAEMIKYAANAFLALKISFANEIAGLCERVGADISEVTQGIGHDKRSCHRFLNAGAGWGGSCFGKDTSALISTGSEYGYSMPILEAAIAVNQRQRSLIINKLQQHLHRLKGKRVAVLGMAFKPNTDDLRDAPAHDTIQRLTALGATVVAHDPIAMPRARREWQHLSYTEAESVRAAVRGADAVIIATEWDEYRELDWNALLVDMRGRLIIDTRNIITTQPDRCTLEQIGKRSGVGVPHLPDADVLAEEHPVTIATGAQA from the coding sequence ATGTCACAGGATTTGATGGCGGGAACGGACAAGACGAACACGATGCAGCCGCTCAAGGTAACGGTCGTGGGCACAGGCTACGTGGGACTGGGTACCGCCATCATGCTGGCCTACCTGGGCCATCAGGTGACCGGCCTGGACGTGGACCAGTCGAAGGTGGACATGCTCGCGGGGGGCGAGCTGCCCATCTACGAGCCGGGCCTGGACCAGCTGCTGCGCGACAGCAAGGACCGGCTGCGCTGGACCACCGATTACACCACAGCCATCCCGGATGCGGACGTGATCTTTATCTGCGTGGGCACGCCGCCCAACGCCGACGGCTCGCCCAACCTGCGCTTTGTGGCGGAGGCGGCCCGCAGCATTGCCCAGAACCTGAACGGCAAAGTGCAGGTCGTGGTGAACAAGAGCACCGTCCCGGTGGGGACCGGTGACTGGGTGGCGCGCATCATCGAGGACAACGCCCGCGAGTACAGCTCCGGCCGGTACCTGGTGGTCAGCAACCCCGAGTTCCTGCGTGAGGGCACCGCGCTGTACGACAGCCTGTACCCGGACCGCATCGTGCTGGGCAGCGACAGCAGCCTGGGCATCGAGCGCATGCGCCTGCTGTACGCCCCGCTGCTCGACCAGAGCTTTGAGGCGCCGGCGTACGTGCCGCGGCCCAGCAACTACGAGCGCCCGGAGCTGGTGGCCACCGCGCTCAGCAGCGCCGAGATGATCAAGTACGCCGCCAACGCGTTCCTGGCACTCAAGATCAGCTTCGCCAACGAGATCGCCGGGCTGTGCGAGCGGGTCGGCGCCGACATCAGCGAGGTGACGCAGGGCATCGGGCACGACAAGCGCAGCTGCCACCGCTTCCTGAACGCGGGCGCCGGCTGGGGTGGCAGCTGCTTCGGCAAGGACACCTCGGCGCTGATCAGCACCGGGTCCGAGTACGGCTACAGCATGCCGATCCTGGAAGCGGCCATCGCGGTCAACCAGCGTCAGCGCAGCCTGATCATCAACAAGCTGCAGCAGCACCTGCACCGGCTGAAGGGCAAGCGCGTGGCCGTCCTGGGCATGGCCTTCAAGCCCAACACCGACGACCTGCGTGACGCGCCGGCCCACGACACCATCCAGCGCCTGACGGCCCTGGGCGCCACCGTGGTGGCCCACGACCCGATCGCGATGCCGCGTGCCCGCCGCGAGTGGCAGCACCTGAGCTACACCGAGGCCGAGTCGGTGCGGGCCGCCGTGCGTGGCGCCGACGCCGTGATCATCGCCACCGAGTGGGACGAGTACCGCGAGCTGGACTGGAACGCCCTGCTGGTGGACATGCGCGGCCGTCTGATCATCGACACCCGCAACATCATCACCACCCAGCCGGACCGCTGCACCCTGGAGCAGATCGGCAAGCGCAGCGGCGTGGGCGTGCCACACCTGCCGGACGCCGACGTGCTGGCCGAGGAGCACCCCGTCACCATCGCGACCGGAGCCCAGGCATGA
- a CDS encoding UDP-glucuronic acid decarboxylase family protein, with amino-acid sequence MRVLLTGSAGFIGSHLTERLLSDGHTVIGVDNYISGQPANTQLFLDHPRFSFIEADVSTNMPVVQEPLDWVLHFASPASPPHYQQHQIETLMVGAQGTQNALELASRHGAKFMLASTSEVYGDPKVHPQPESYWGHVNPNGLRSCYDEAKRYAEAITFAYHRSRGVDTRVIRIFNTYGPRMRADDGRVVTNLVNQALRGEALTVYGDGSQTRSFQYVTDLIEGIIRLMGVDFHEPVNLGNPDEYTILQFAEVIREAINPQLPVVFEPLPQDDPMQRKPDISRARELLGWAPSKSLHEGLGLTVAAFRQPQTAAPLDHTAGTTLASSTD; translated from the coding sequence ATGAGAGTGCTGCTGACCGGCAGCGCCGGCTTCATCGGCAGCCACCTGACCGAGCGGCTGCTGTCGGACGGCCACACTGTGATCGGGGTGGACAACTACATCAGCGGGCAGCCGGCCAACACGCAGCTGTTCCTGGACCACCCCCGCTTCAGCTTCATCGAGGCCGACGTGTCCACCAACATGCCGGTGGTGCAGGAGCCGCTGGACTGGGTGCTGCACTTCGCCAGCCCCGCCAGCCCCCCGCACTACCAGCAGCACCAGATCGAGACGCTGATGGTGGGCGCGCAGGGCACCCAGAATGCCCTGGAGCTGGCCAGCCGGCACGGCGCCAAGTTCATGCTGGCCAGCACCAGCGAGGTCTACGGCGACCCGAAGGTGCACCCGCAGCCGGAAAGCTACTGGGGCCACGTGAACCCCAACGGCCTGCGCAGCTGCTACGACGAGGCCAAGCGCTACGCCGAGGCCATCACCTTCGCCTACCACCGCTCCCGCGGGGTGGACACGCGCGTCATCCGCATCTTCAACACCTATGGCCCCCGGATGCGCGCCGACGACGGCCGGGTGGTGACCAACCTGGTGAACCAGGCGCTACGTGGCGAGGCGCTGACCGTCTACGGCGACGGCTCGCAGACCCGCAGCTTCCAGTACGTCACTGACCTGATCGAGGGCATCATCCGGCTGATGGGCGTGGACTTCCACGAACCGGTCAACCTGGGCAACCCCGACGAGTACACCATCCTGCAGTTCGCGGAGGTGATCCGCGAGGCGATCAACCCGCAACTGCCGGTGGTCTTCGAGCCGCTGCCGCAGGACGACCCGATGCAGCGCAAGCCGGACATCAGCCGCGCCCGCGAGCTGCTCGGCTGGGCCCCCAGCAAGTCGCTGCACGAGGGCCTGGGCCTGACGGTGGCGGCCTTCCGGCAGCCGCAGACGGCCGCCCCGCTGGACCACACGGCCGGCACCACGCTGGCGAGCAGCACCGACTGA
- a CDS encoding glycosyltransferase family 2 protein → MSQTVLPLISVVIPTYRRPDLLMERSLPSALAQTYPNLEVIVVQDGGPDPETEARLSALADPRVRHVILEGNQGGATARNAGVQAAGGEWIAFLDDDDAWLPHKLERQLALAGRSRFRWPVISSQWFTRTLEGDEPNLHRPLREGEPLGDYLLSRDQPSVRECGLTCSTLLVPRALLLQVPFTDGLPKHQDTDWLLRAGAHPGVGVEVLQEPAILYYFEAGRPQMSWNSRWAYSLEWAEGHYRAGRMSRRAYAGFLVSFVSPLAARTPTLKAFLTIGGRLLRLRPRLFEWPRFLMIWLLPDRLRARLFRRRADVRTGNSAHLKR, encoded by the coding sequence ATGTCCCAAACCGTACTTCCCCTCATCTCGGTGGTTATCCCGACCTACCGGCGGCCCGACCTGCTGATGGAACGCTCGCTGCCCAGCGCCCTGGCCCAGACGTACCCGAACCTGGAAGTGATCGTGGTGCAGGACGGCGGCCCGGACCCCGAAACCGAGGCGCGGCTCTCGGCCCTGGCCGACCCGCGCGTCCGGCACGTGATCCTGGAGGGCAACCAGGGCGGCGCCACCGCCCGCAACGCCGGCGTGCAGGCTGCAGGCGGCGAGTGGATCGCCTTTCTGGACGACGACGACGCGTGGCTGCCGCACAAGCTGGAACGGCAGCTGGCACTGGCCGGTCGCTCCCGTTTCCGCTGGCCGGTCATCTCCAGCCAGTGGTTCACTCGTACCCTGGAGGGCGACGAGCCGAACCTGCACCGCCCGCTGCGCGAAGGCGAGCCGCTGGGCGACTACCTGCTCTCGCGCGACCAGCCTTCAGTGCGCGAGTGCGGCCTAACCTGCTCCACCCTGCTGGTGCCGCGCGCACTGCTGCTGCAGGTGCCGTTCACCGACGGCCTGCCCAAGCACCAGGACACCGACTGGCTGCTGCGGGCCGGCGCGCATCCGGGGGTGGGCGTGGAGGTGCTGCAGGAACCGGCCATCCTCTACTACTTCGAGGCGGGCCGACCGCAGATGAGCTGGAACAGCCGCTGGGCCTACTCGCTGGAGTGGGCGGAGGGCCATTACCGGGCCGGCCGGATGAGCCGCCGGGCCTACGCCGGCTTTCTGGTGTCGTTCGTGTCGCCGCTGGCGGCCCGGACCCCCACCCTGAAGGCCTTCCTGACCATCGGGGGACGCCTGCTGAGGTTGCGGCCCCGGCTGTTCGAGTGGCCACGGTTCCTGATGATCTGGCTGCTGCCGGACCGGCTGCGCGCCCGACTGTTCCGGCGCCGCGCCGACGTCCGGACCGGAAACAGCGCCCACCTGAAGCGATAA
- a CDS encoding glycosyltransferase has translation MNVLHLSTDDLGGGAARGAYWLHQALRSEGVASRMLVQRKSTQDPDVLLAAGHLHKLASRTDQLALRLYPKRRRAIFTPSLMGWGVQHTVNRLRPDVVNLHWVQGGFTTPETIGAIQAPLVWTLRDLWPLTGGCHYSGDCERFTSGCGHCPALGSERGLDLSSLLYARKQRAWRGRRITLVALSEWMADQARLSPLFAGSDISVIPNALDTDIYKQMPRAFAREALNLPARGRIVLFSALNPLGERRKGFAEFMAALELLRQQGEEDLTAVVVGAVTRTPPERPPVPTIYTGPLRDDASLALAYAAADLTVMPSHEEAFGKVAMESLACGTPVVGFNVGGLKDVVDHLQNGYLARLGDIPDLAEGIRQLLHHPDPGQLAQHGRDKTERLYTFSRQARLYSSLYTRLLSEVSEPCLSTSR, from the coding sequence GTGAACGTTCTGCATCTGAGCACCGACGATCTGGGCGGTGGCGCCGCGCGCGGCGCCTACTGGCTGCATCAGGCGCTGCGGTCTGAGGGCGTGGCGTCCCGGATGCTGGTGCAGCGCAAGAGCACCCAGGACCCGGACGTGCTGCTGGCAGCCGGCCACCTGCACAAACTGGCCAGCCGCACCGATCAGCTGGCGCTGCGCCTCTACCCGAAGCGTCGGCGGGCCATCTTCACGCCGTCGCTGATGGGCTGGGGCGTGCAGCACACCGTCAACCGGCTGCGGCCGGACGTGGTCAACCTGCACTGGGTCCAGGGCGGCTTCACCACCCCCGAGACCATCGGGGCCATTCAGGCCCCGCTGGTCTGGACCCTGCGCGACCTGTGGCCGCTGACCGGCGGCTGCCACTACAGCGGCGACTGCGAGCGCTTCACCAGCGGCTGTGGCCACTGTCCGGCGCTGGGCTCCGAGCGCGGCCTGGACCTGTCGTCCCTGCTGTACGCGCGCAAGCAGCGGGCGTGGCGTGGGCGGCGCATCACGCTGGTGGCGCTGAGCGAGTGGATGGCAGATCAGGCCCGGCTCAGCCCCCTGTTTGCGGGCAGCGACATCTCGGTGATTCCCAACGCCCTGGACACCGACATCTACAAACAGATGCCCCGCGCCTTCGCCCGCGAGGCCCTGAACCTGCCGGCCCGCGGCCGCATCGTGCTGTTCAGTGCCCTGAACCCGCTGGGTGAGCGGCGCAAGGGCTTCGCCGAGTTCATGGCCGCCCTGGAGCTCCTGCGGCAGCAGGGCGAGGAGGATCTGACGGCGGTGGTGGTGGGAGCCGTCACCCGCACCCCGCCGGAACGCCCGCCGGTGCCGACCATCTACACGGGGCCGCTGCGCGACGACGCCTCGCTGGCGCTGGCCTACGCCGCCGCCGACCTGACCGTGATGCCGTCCCACGAGGAGGCCTTCGGCAAGGTGGCGATGGAGTCGCTGGCCTGCGGCACCCCGGTGGTGGGCTTCAATGTGGGCGGACTGAAGGACGTGGTGGACCACCTTCAGAACGGCTACCTGGCCCGGCTGGGCGACATTCCGGATCTGGCGGAGGGCATTCGCCAGCTGCTGCACCATCCTGACCCCGGCCAGCTCGCACAGCATGGCCGTGACAAGACCGAGCGCCTCTATACCTTCTCCCGTCAGGCGCGCCTCTACAGCAGCCTGTACACCCGTCTTCTCAGTGAGGTGAGTGAGCCATGTCTATCCACCAGCCGTTGA
- a CDS encoding glycosyltransferase, translated as MSIHQPLIPDSVTIIDPLDSGHHTPYAIWMARELVARGLQVNLIGSARFIEAVSAEAEISRSQVLSIYDGPIEQYHRSRVWKKEGYNFRFLRRALKIAADFGSETIHLVYLDYFLPSAFLNVLLSRPRARLFGTLHWTYFLPGSAASRWKNGRNLLHIWSLRRLLRGGMQLQVHSHSFKPLLRELSGSDNVTHIPYPIEEPPADVQARARELRAGLQLQPDQRLILLFGGTRQDKGADLALRLLARLPERYRLMIAGPAQHFKADDIERMAREAGVQDRLYTNLNFIPHGEAESYFAASDVVLLPYRPVFSGQSGVLSVAATLGVPVAASDSGTMRETVEAYQLGEVFPCEDLDAMQAAVERVVSQPYQGLTEQFRRDHSLEQFADQIVRHYRAEPELRPPVQGVAHAAKHRHLP; from the coding sequence ATGTCTATCCACCAGCCGTTGATCCCCGACAGCGTGACCATCATCGACCCGCTCGACTCGGGCCACCACACCCCCTACGCCATCTGGATGGCGCGCGAACTGGTGGCGCGCGGTCTGCAGGTCAACCTGATCGGCAGCGCGCGCTTCATCGAGGCGGTCTCGGCGGAGGCCGAGATCAGCCGCTCGCAGGTGCTGAGCATCTACGACGGGCCGATCGAGCAGTACCACCGGAGCCGGGTCTGGAAGAAGGAGGGCTACAACTTCCGCTTCCTCAGGCGCGCGCTCAAGATCGCCGCCGACTTCGGCAGCGAGACCATTCACCTGGTCTACCTGGACTACTTCCTGCCGAGTGCTTTCCTGAACGTGCTGCTGAGCCGCCCGCGCGCCCGGCTGTTCGGCACCCTGCACTGGACCTACTTCCTGCCCGGCAGCGCCGCGAGCCGCTGGAAGAACGGCCGCAATCTGCTGCACATCTGGAGCCTGCGCCGGCTGCTGCGCGGCGGCATGCAGCTGCAGGTGCATTCGCACAGCTTCAAGCCGCTGCTGCGCGAGCTGAGCGGCAGCGACAACGTCACGCACATCCCGTATCCGATTGAAGAGCCGCCGGCCGACGTGCAGGCGCGGGCCCGCGAGTTGCGGGCGGGGTTGCAGCTGCAACCGGATCAACGGCTGATCCTGCTGTTCGGCGGCACCCGGCAGGACAAGGGCGCCGACCTGGCGCTGCGGCTGCTGGCGCGCCTGCCGGAGCGCTACCGGCTGATGATCGCCGGCCCGGCCCAGCACTTCAAGGCCGACGACATCGAGCGGATGGCGCGGGAGGCGGGGGTGCAGGACCGGCTGTACACCAACCTCAACTTCATTCCGCACGGCGAGGCCGAAAGCTACTTCGCGGCCTCGGACGTGGTGCTGCTGCCGTACCGTCCGGTGTTCTCCGGCCAGAGCGGGGTGCTGTCGGTGGCGGCCACCCTGGGCGTCCCGGTGGCCGCCTCCGACTCGGGCACCATGCGCGAAACGGTGGAGGCGTATCAGCTGGGCGAGGTGTTCCCCTGCGAGGATCTGGACGCCATGCAGGCCGCTGTGGAACGGGTGGTCAGCCAGCCGTACCAGGGCCTGACCGAACAATTCAGACGAGACCATTCGCTCGAACAGTTTGCAGACCAGATCGTCCGGCACTACCGTGCCGAGCCGGAACTGCGTCCGCCGGTACAAGGAGTGGCGCATGCCGCGAAACATCGTCATCTACCGTGA
- a CDS encoding glycosyltransferase: MPRNIVIYRENLLAYSETFILNQAESLQNFRPYYVGTRRLNGLSLPEDRSVVLSSGTVVGRAEELLYKFSGFAPRLHARLRQIRPALIHAHFGSDGVMALPLARRLRVPLLVTFHGYDAAMHDEALLALPNLRDRRLVQQRPQLIREATLFLAVSEHIRRLLIAKGFPAEKIVTHYNGVDTHRFDYRDPAQASDLPPLVLFVGRMVEKKGVADLLRAMQQVRAQLPEARLVLLGDGPLLTELQTLAGHLGLPCDFMGRQSVPEIQQWMAQASLLCVPSVTAQNGDTEGLPTVVLEAQACGLPVVATEHAGIPEAVQHEVNGLVVPERDPAQLAAALTRLLTDAPLRQRFGQAARREVVRRFDAGNQVRVLEQLYTRVIGQQLPSAAAQRSVTS; the protein is encoded by the coding sequence ATGCCGCGAAACATCGTCATCTACCGTGAAAACCTGCTGGCCTACTCAGAAACCTTCATTCTGAACCAGGCCGAGTCGCTGCAGAACTTCCGGCCGTACTACGTCGGCACCCGGCGATTAAACGGGCTGTCGCTGCCGGAGGACCGCAGCGTGGTGCTGAGTTCCGGCACCGTGGTCGGCCGGGCCGAGGAGCTGCTCTACAAGTTCAGCGGCTTCGCGCCGCGCCTGCATGCCCGGCTGCGGCAGATCCGGCCGGCCCTGATCCACGCACATTTCGGCTCGGACGGGGTGATGGCCCTGCCGCTGGCGCGCCGGCTGCGGGTGCCGCTGCTGGTCACCTTCCACGGCTACGACGCCGCGATGCACGATGAGGCGCTGCTGGCGCTGCCGAACCTGCGCGACCGGCGGCTGGTGCAGCAACGCCCGCAGCTGATCCGGGAGGCCACTCTGTTTCTGGCGGTCTCGGAACACATCCGCCGGCTGCTGATCGCCAAGGGCTTTCCGGCCGAAAAGATCGTGACGCACTACAACGGCGTGGACACCCACCGCTTCGACTACCGCGACCCGGCGCAGGCCTCGGACCTGCCGCCGCTGGTGCTGTTCGTGGGCCGCATGGTGGAAAAAAAGGGGGTGGCGGATCTGCTGCGGGCCATGCAGCAGGTCCGCGCCCAGCTGCCGGAAGCCCGGCTGGTGCTGCTGGGCGACGGCCCGCTGCTCACCGAGCTGCAGACGCTGGCCGGCCACCTGGGGCTCCCCTGCGACTTCATGGGCCGGCAATCGGTGCCAGAGATCCAGCAGTGGATGGCCCAGGCCAGCCTGCTGTGCGTGCCGAGCGTGACGGCCCAGAACGGCGACACCGAGGGCCTGCCCACCGTGGTGCTGGAAGCCCAGGCCTGCGGTCTGCCGGTGGTGGCCACCGAGCATGCCGGCATTCCGGAGGCGGTGCAGCATGAGGTCAACGGGCTGGTGGTGCCGGAGCGCGACCCGGCGCAGCTGGCCGCCGCCCTGACGCGCCTGCTGACCGACGCGCCGCTGCGGCAGCGCTTCGGTCAGGCGGCGCGCCGTGAGGTGGTGCGCCGCTTCGACGCCGGCAACCAGGTGCGGGTGCTGGAACAGCTGTACACCCGGGTGATCGGTCAGCAGCTGCCGAGTGCGGCCGCTCAGCGGAGCGTCACGTCATGA